Part of the Leifsonia soli genome is shown below.
GTCGGCGGTCGACGTGGAGGTGCTGCAGCGCGCCTTCGACAACGTGTTCGCGACGATGGACAGCATCGACACCTACCGCACCGAGGCCGTGGCGCGCATGGCGACGACGGTGGACGCGCTCGACCAGCAGGTCGCCCGGTCGCGCGCCTACCTGAAGCGATCGCGCCCGACGGAGCCGCCACGGTAGGCGAGATCCACCGGTCACGCTCGGGGCCGTGCGCGCTACCGTTGACGCCATGAGCCACCGGATCTTCGCCATGCCGTTCGCCGACATCTACCCGCTCTACGTGACCAAGGTGGAGCGCAAGGGGCACGGCAAGGACGAGGTGGACGAGGTCACCCGCTGGCTGACCGGCTACGACCAGGCGGGCATCGATGCGGCCATCGCCGACCGGATCGACCTCGAGACCTTCTTCGCCGCCGCGCCGCACTGGAATCCCAACGCAACGCTTATCACCGGAGTCATCTGCGGCGTCCGCGTCGAGGAGATCGAGGACCCGCTGATGCAGAAGGTCCGGTACCTCGACAAGCTCGTCGACGAAGTGGCGCGCGGCAAGAAGATGTCGTCGATCCTCCGCGGCGAGACGGCGGCCCCCGCATCCCGCAGCTGAACCGAGCGCCGGAGCATGGCCATCGGCCGCCGCGCGTATTAGCCTCGTCGCAGGCGGTCCCACCCGGGGACCGGCGCGAGGGTGGGAGGACAATCGTGGACGACCTTCACGGCTCAGCGGCGGAGCGGCTCCGGCAGCTCGACGACCTCGTCTCGGCCGGGGAGCCGTCGAACGAGTGGCTGACCCGGCACCTGCGCCAGACGCTGAGCGAGCTGGCCGAAGCCGAGCCGGTGGTCGACGCCGAACGGGACCGCCGCGAGGACTACTGACGCCCGTCAGGTGCGGGCCACGCCCGCGATCTGCGTGTTGAACGGCAGGAACGGGGTGTGGAGGCGGTAGCGCTCCACCTCCACGGCCGCGAACCCGGCCGATCGGATGGCGTGCTCCAGGTCGCGCTCGCACGAGCATCCCTCGAAGGTCCACGCCCACGGTCGGCGGACGAGGCGCTGGGATGCGCGGGTCGGCGTCCCGCTCGGGGCGGCGACGTGCTCCACGAACCGGAAGGCGCCGCCCGGGCGCAGGATGCGGCGGATCTCGGCGAGCACCGCGTCCGGGTCCTGCACGGAGCAGAGCACCAACGACGAGATGACGCTGTCGACGCTGGCGTCGGGCAGGCCGGTCCGCTCGGCCGTCCGCTCCCGCAGGTCGAGTGCGACGCCCGCGCGGAGGGCGGCGGCGCGCAGGCCGTCGTGCATGGAGCGGTTGGGCTCGATGGCGACCAGCGCCGCTCCGGCGGGAACGTAGGGGAGGTTCGCACCGACTCCCGGGCCGATCTCGGCGACCTCACCCGCCAGCCCCGCGAACACGCGCCTCTTGCGCGGTCGCAGCGACGCCTCCAGGTACGGCCCCATCACCCGGAAGAAGGCGGCGTTGAAGCGTCCGCGTCCGGGATGCTGCACGAACCCCGCCGTCGCTTCGTCGCCTGTCGCGGTCGTCCTGGTCATGGCCTCTCCTGCCCTCGGGTGGTGCCGTCGGGACGACTCTGCCTCGCCTCGGATGCTCGATCAGGCGGGGAACTACCCCACTTCGCCCGTCGCGGCGCCGATCACGGTGCCGGCGGAGCGGCCGGCCGCTCGCCCTGCGCCGCCCACCAGGACGCGATCTGCGCACGCGACCGGAACCCCAGCCTCAGCCGGATGCGCTCCACGTGCCCCTCGGCCGACCGCTCGTCGATCCCGAGCCGCTCGGCGATCTCGCGGTTCGTCCGCCCATCGCTCACCAGGGCGGCGACCTCGCGCTGGCGCGGCGTCAGCCCTCCCTCGGCCGCTCCGACCGGGCGCAGACCGAGGAAGCGGCGGATCGTGGCGGCGAGCGCCACGGCATCCCCGGCCCAGGGCAGGTGCGAGCGCCCGGGGAGGACGACGAGCTCCGCTCCGGGGATGCCGCGCGCCAGCTCCTCCGCCTGCGCGAGAGGCGCCGCGCGATCCCGCTCCCGGTGCACGACGAGCGTCGGCGAGCGCACCTCCGCCAGCAGCGGGCCGACATCGAGCGCGTAGCTCAGGGCGAGGAGCGACTGCGCGGTCGCCGCGTCGGACGCGGCGCGCTGGTAGCGGCCGAACTCCGCGCGGGCGGCGGCGGACGCATCCGGGGCGAACAGATCGGTGAGGACGTCCGACCCGAGACCCCAGTGCGACCCGACGAGAGCCAGCACGTGCTCGCGTGCGCTCGGCGGCGAGACCGCGGCGCCGGAGACCCAGCCGCCGTAGAGCACCAGCCGCCGGACCGTCGCGGGATGGGCGGCCGCCCACGCCACCGCGACCAGCGCGCCCAGCGAGACGCCGACGAGGTCGAACGGCTCCGAGCCGAGCGGTGCGACGACCGCCGCGAGCTGCTCCAGCTCGGAGGCGAGGGAGGGAGGCTGCCGGGCCGGACCCGACATCCCGCACCCGGCCCGGTCGTAGCGGATCAGGCGGCAGCCGCGTGCGAGGCGCCGGTAGAAGGCGCGCTCGTCGGGAAGCCGCCACCCGTGTTCGAGATGGCTCAGCCAGCCGGAGATGTAGACGACCGGCCGGCCCGCGCCGATCGACGCGACGGCGATGACGGTGCCGTCGGCGGTGGTGACGCTGTCGAGGTGCTGCCGGTCCGACTCAGGCGTGACCATCCGGCACCCCAGCGGCCAGTTCGGCGAAGACCTCGCGTGCGTCGTCGTGCCGCGACAGCCCGGCGCTCTGCCCCATCCAGAGGCTCAGCAGGTCGGCGTCCCCGATCTCGGCCGCTCGCCGGCGGAAGATCCCGGTGAGGATGTTCTGCAGCGGGAAGGGGGCGATGGCGCCACCCTGCTCGATCGTCCGCACCGCGCGGTTCGGCAGTCCCCGCGCCGCGCGCCCGCTCATCGCACGGGTCAGCACGGTCTCGTGGGCGAGCGCGGTGCGGATGCGGTCCCGGTGGAGGGCGGGCGCCGCCGACTGCCGGGTGGCGAGGAACGCCGACCCGACCTGCGCGCCCGAGGCGCCGAGGGCGAACGCGGCGGCGACACCGCGCCGGTCGGCGATGCCGCCGGCGGCGATCACCGGAACGCTCACCGCGTCGACCACCTGCGGGATGAGCGCGAGTCCGCCGACCAGGCTGTCGGCCGGATCGGACAGGAACGATGGGCGGTGGCCGGCGGCCTCCGAGCCGGACGCGACCACCGCATCCACCCCGCCCGCTTCGAGCGCCTGCGCCTCCGGCACGGTCGTCGCCGTGCCGATCACCCGGATTCCTCGCGCGTGTGCCGCCTCGACGACGTCGGCCGGCGGGACGCCGAAGACGAAGCTCAGCGCCGCCGGCTGCGCGTCGAACGCCGCCGCGAGCTGGTCGTCGAAGTCCGGAAGCGGGGCGACCGGTCCCTCGGGAACGGGAGCTCCGGCCTCCTCGAACAACGGTCGCAACGCGGCGAGCGCGCGGTCGACGTCGTCGCGCGGGAAGCCGCCTCCCGGCTCGGGCTCGCCGGGGCCCCGGAAGGGCAGCCACAGGTTGAGGGCGAACGGCCGGGCCGTCCGCCGGCGCACGTCGTCGCCGACGGCCCGGATGCGCTCAGCGCTCAGGCCGTAGAGGCCGTACGAACCGAGACCTCCGGCCTCGCTCACCGCCGCGGTCAGCTCCTCGGAGGACATGCCCCCGAACGGTCCGACACGATCGGAGTCTCGATGCCGAGCAGCTCACGCAATCCCACGGGTCTTGTCTACACCCGCCAGGACGATGCGGACTCTGGACTTTCCCCCACGGAGGGCGCACGCTTGACCCACCGAAGCTATCGACCGGTAGCGTTGGTGGAATGGACAGCGGCACCGGATGAACGAGAGCATCGTGGATGCGCGCCCCGGTGACGCGCAGCAGGCGGAGTACTGGCGCCCCTTCATGGAGGCGCTCCCCGTCACGGGGACGGCCGTCTCGACCATCGGGGACCTGCTGGGCACGGAGACGGTCTCGGCCAGCGATGCGGTGGCCGCCCGCCTCGACGAGCTGCAGTTCGACCTCGGCGAAGGCCCGTGCTGGGACGCCCTGACCCTGCGCCGTCCGGTGCTCGAGCCCGACCTGCAGGGCCGTCCGCGTCGCGCGTGGCCCTCGTTCACGGCCGCCGCGATCGATGCGGGAGTCGGCGCCCTGTTCGCCTTCCCGATGCTCGTCGGACCGCTGCGGATCGGAGCGGTCGACCTGTACGCGCGCGAAGCGCTGCCCCTCGACGAGGCCCACACACAGGCGGCGACGCGGCTCGCGAAGGCCGCCGGGCGCACGCTGCTGAGACGCGCCCTCGCCGCCGCGGGGCGCGAGGAGCCGCCCGAGGACGCGAACCCCTTCTCGCGCCGTGTCGTGCATCAGGCGACCGGGATGGTGCTCGCCCAGCTGGATGTCAGCGCGGACGACGCACGGATGGTCATCCAGGCGCATGCGTTCGCGACGGAGCGGTCGATGATGGAGGTCTCCCGCGACATCCTCGATGGGCGGCTCGACCTGTCGGAGCTCGATCGCGAGGAGGGTCCGGAGCGATGACCCTCACGCGCGAACAAGGGATCCTGCGGGCGTTCGCCCAGCTGGCCGACACGCTCGTCGACGACTACGACGTCGTCGACCTGCTGCAGAACCTCGTCGACCTCTCCAGCCGCTTCCTCGGCGCGACCGCCTCCGGTGTGATGCTGGCCGACGAGCACGGCGATCTCGACGTGATCGCCTCCACCAGCGAGGCCAGCCGGCTGGTCGAGGTCATGCAGCTGAGCGCGTACGCCGGGCCGTGCATCGAGAGCTTCGAGACCGGGGCGGTGGTGTCCGTCGCCGATATCGTGCAGGTGCCCGACCGCTGGCACGCGTTCCGCGACCGGGCTCTGGAGCAGGGCTTCGTCGCCATCGACGCGATCCCGCTGCGCCTGCGCACCCAGACGATCGGCACCCTCAATCTGTTCCGCGACAGGGTCGGCGACCTGCCGGAAGACGACCTGGTCGCCGCCCAGGCGTTCGCGGATGTGGCGACCATCGGCATCCTCCACCAGCGGAGCCTCGCCGAGAGCGACGCCATCCGCCGCCAGCTGCAGTTCGCCCTGAACAGCCGGATCATCATCGAGCAGGCCAAGGGCGTCGTCGCCCAGACCCGCGGGGTCCCCATCGATCAGGCGTTCACGCTCATCCGCGACTACGCGCGCCGCAACCAGCGCGGCATCTCGCTGGTCGCCTCCGACATCGTGGAGCGCCGGCTGGGACTCTGAGCGGACCCGTCAGACGGACGTCAGGAAGGACGACACCGTGTCCAGCGAGCCGGGCACCAGCCGGTAGTACGCCCAGGTGCCCCGCTTCGATCTGCTGAGGAAACCGGCGTCGACCAGGATCTTGAGGTGATGCGAGACCGTCGGCTGGGAGAGCCCGAGCGGCTCGGTCAGATCGCAGACGCACGCTTCTCCCCCGTCGTGCGCGGCGACCATCGAGATCAGGCGGAGGCGGGCAGGATCGGCCAGCGCCTTCATCGCCCGCGCCACCGAGTGCGCGTTCTCCTCACTGAGCACCTCTTTCGTGAGCGGTGAGCAGCAGGCCTGCAGGTCGCGCAGCGGGAGGAGTTCGGTGATCGCCATACGTCGATTCTCATCCATGCATTGACAAACGTCAATGTATGCGTCCATCGTAGTTCATCGATGCTTATCGATCAAGAAGGGAGGGTCATCATGGGATGCTGCGACACCGACGAGTGCCAGACGCTGCCCGACGGCTCCTGCGCGCCGGACTGCTGCTGACGGCCGAGGCCGAGGCCGTCGTCGTCGCGGGTGCGACGGCGACGGCCCGGCATCGGGGCGCGGTCGGGCTCACGCGGCGCCGCTGAGCGCCTTCCCCTTCAAGGTCTCGAACTCGGCCGGCGTGATCGCGCCGCTGTCGAGCAGGCGCTTCGCCGACTCGATCTCCGCAGACGGCGAGCTGGTGCCCGCCACCGCGCGGACGTGGTCCGCGGCCGCGGCCTGCGCCTCCATCGCCCCCGCAGCGCTCCGCTGCGCCATGCGGCCGCCGCGAGCGATGAGGTAGATGAAGGCCGCGAGGAACGGCACCAGGACGAGGAACAGGACCCACAGTGCTTTCGCCCAGCCGTTCAGCTCAGGATCCCGGAAGACGTCGATGATCACGCGGATGAAGATCGTGATGCAGACGACGACCAGGTAGAACCAGAACGTCCAGACGATGAAATCCCAGAAAGTCATAGCAACTCCTCTCAGTGGGCGGAGCGGCCAGCACTTCGCGTGGCCTGAAGCTACGACTCGCGGATCATCCGCGGCTAGTAGGCAGATTCGGTCGTCTCAGGCCCCGACGTCGCGGACGAAGGTGAGCAGCTGGAGGCTCCTGCCGTCCGGCAGCTCGACGATGCCCTCGCGGTCGGGCTCCCGGCGGAACCCGAGCTTCCGGTAGAGGGCGTGCGCACCGACCATGACCGGGCCGCTGTTCATCACGACCGCTCGCTGACCGCGCTGCGCCGCCTGATCGAGTGCGAACTGCGTGAGGGCGATCCCGATCCCCCGCCCGCGGGCCGACGGGTGGGTCGCGAGCAGCCGGAAGTACAGCTCGTCCTGCGCGATCTGGCCGCCCTGGTCGCGGCCCGGCCGGAGCAGCGCGATGGTGCCGAGCAGCTGTCCGGTCCCTGTGTCCTCCGCCACGAAGAACTCGAAGTCGTCGAGCAGGGCTTCCGGATGCTTCAGCTCGTCGCGGTAGTGGGGCGAGAGGTCGGTGTAGTCGGTGGTGTACGCGGCGTGGGTCAGCTCCCCGATCGCCGGGTACTCGTCCGGCCCGGCCGGCCGGATGAGCGGAGTGGTCATCCCTCCAGTATCACCCGCATCGTGGGCCGCTTCCGACGGTGCGAGGATGAGCCCATGACCTCCTCTCCCGTCCTCCTCATCACCGGCACATCCTCCGGCATCGGCCTCGCCACCGCCATCGCGGCAGCGCGCCGCGGTTTCCGCGTGATCGCGACCATGCGCGACCTCGCGAAAGCCGGGCGGCTGCGCACCGCAGCGCTGGACGCCGGGGTCGAGCTCGACATCCAGCGCCTCGATGTCACCGATGAGGAGGCCGTCGCGGCCGAGCTCGACCGCATCCGTGGCGCGTACGGCCGGCTCGACGCCCTGCTCAACAACGCGGGAGCCGGGCACGTCGGCACGGTCGAGCAGGAGTCTCTGGACGAGGTGCGCGCCGTGATGGAGGTCAACTTCTTCGGGGTGGTGTCCGTCACCCGGGCCGCACTCCCCCTGCTGCGCGAGAGCCGCGGCCGCATCGTCACGGTGTCGAGCGTCGGCGGCGTCGTCGGCCAGCCTTTCAACGAGGCGTACTGCGCGGCCAAGTTCGCCGTCGAGGGGTTCCTGGAATCCCTGACCCCGGTCGCGGCCGGTCTCGGCGTGAAGGTCACCATCGTCGAGCCCGGTGCTGTCGGGACGGAGTTCGTGGCGAATGTCGGCCTGGAGGAGACGCCCGCCGCCTTCGGAACCCCCTACGAGGACGCCCTCCGCGCGTACCTCGCCCGCACCGCGGCTGCGTTCGACCCGGCCGCCGCGCAGACCCCGGAGAGCGTTGCCGACGTCATCGTCGACGTGCTCGCCGCCGAGAACCCGCCCGCGCGCATCCAGACGTCGGAGAACGCCCGGCGCTTCGCGGCCATCAAGCTGTCCGACCTGGACGGCGCGCACGTGCAGGCGGTCACCCGCCGGTGGGTGGCACCCGCCGAGGCGTGAGCCCGCCGCGGGCCGCCTGAGACGTCGCCCCGTCAGCCGGCGACGCGATCAAGTTGCGGCACGTCGACCGGTTCTTCGGTCACCACGAGTCCTGTCTTGCTCGTGGCCGCCCGCAGCATGTCCTCGATCCACCGCCTGTTCAGCTGCGGCGCACGACTGCCGAAGAACTGGAACCGGAGGTCGGTGGTCGGCGAGATCCAGATGGTCTCGCGTCCGTATCCCTCGTTCATCGCTTGGGTGAAGGTGAACGCGACTCCCTGGCCGCTCCGGAGGAGTGTGAGGATCACGACTTTGACGTGTGCGAGCGTCCGGTCGTCGACGCCCGCGATCGGGGTCCGGGATCGGGTTCACTCTACCGCCGCCGCCGTGCGTCACGGCCAATCTCAGCCGGTCCGACGAACCCCGTCATCTGGCGGAGGACGACGAGCGGCCAGGTAGACGAGCCGCGGCCAACGGCGGAGCATGGTGACCGTGAGAGCCGAGTTGGAGGTCGTACGGGCCGGCGCTGTGCCGTGGCCCGATATCCTCAGGCTGTTCGGGCCGGCTGGGGCCTCGAATGGATGCTGGTGCCAGTACTGGCTCCTGGGCCCGGACTACCATCGGCTCGACCGCAAAGCGAATCGCGACGACCTCCATCACCAGGTCGACGCGGATCGCGCCGGCATCGTGGCGCTGAGGGACGGCGAGCCGGTGGGATGGGCACGGCTGACGCACCGGTCGCAGCTCGGCTACCTGACACGGCGGTTCGCCCGCTATCCCTTCCCGGACGACGACCCGCTGTCGCTTGCGTGCTTCTCCGTACGCCCTCAGGCGCGCGGCGGGGGCGTGATGTCGGCGCTGATCGACGGCGCCCTGCGCGAGGCCGACCGCGCGAAGACACCATTGGCGACCCGGCCGCTCCGTCGGCGACGAAGAACCGCTTCTCGGGGGTCCTTCCGGTGTTCCTCTCGCTCGGCTTCACCGAGATCGGGCGCTTGTCCGAAGACGCGCGGTCGTCCGCTCCGACTGAGACGCGGCGTCCTCCGGCGGCGCATCGGCCAGCCGGGAGAGCGCGAAGAGCTCGAGGGGGCCACAACATCCGGAGGGGTTGCTTGCCGGCGCCGATCCGGCGTAGCCGCGAGCGAAGTCCGCTCCTATACTTTCGCCCGAACGGCAGTCGCCGCTCTTCTGAGGAGGCTCGACATGACCGATGCAACATCCACTCCCGCCGACAAGACCGGCGCGGATGACGAGGCCGTCAGCGTGGAGGCGGCGGCCATCAGCGACGGCGCGTACACGCTCATCGCTGCCGATTTCGCGGACACCGACGTCGCGATGGAGGCATACGAAGCGCTCAAGAAGGTCGAGGACGGCGCGACGGTCAAGATCGACGGAGTCGTGGTCGTCAGACGGAATGCGGGCGGCAGACTCGAAGTGCAGAAGGCCACCGACCACAGCACGCGCGAGGGCCTCACCTGGGGCGCCGTCGGCGGTGCCGTGCTGGGCGTCCTGTTCCCGCCTTCGATCATCGGCAGCGCTCTCGTGGTGGGCGCAGGCGGCGGTCTCATCGGCAAGCTGCGTGAGCTCCATCACAAGAAGGAGCTGGCGAAGGAGCTCGAGGACGCCATCGAACCCGGCCACTCCGGCATCGTCGCCCTCGTCTCCAACCCCGGCGAAGTCAAGATCCGCGCAGCGCTCGAGAAGGCCGACCGTATCGTCGAGAAGGCCATCGACAATGCCGCCGCTGCGGACATCAAGGCAGCGGGCAAAGATGCAGACAGCGCGTCCGGTTCCGGTGCCGCGACCGATGCATCCGCCGCCGAGGGCGGTGCTGCCGACACGAAGTAGAAGCCGCATCCGGTGCCGATTCGGGAAACGAGAAGCCCCCGGATCCCTGATGAACAGGGGATCGCGGGGGCTTGCACGTGGCGGTACCGGTGGGATTTGAACCCACGGTGGGCTTTCACCCACACAACTTTTCGAGAGTTGCACCTTCGGCCGCTCGGACACGGTACCGCGGACTATCGTACGCGATTCGCGCGGCCGTCTCCAATCGGGAGAGCGGCCACGCACCGGGTCACCCGGAGGCGCGCTTCGTCGAGGCGCGGGCCATCTCGTTCTCCAGCCAGGGTGCCAACAGGGCCATGCC
Proteins encoded:
- a CDS encoding DUF2200 domain-containing protein; translated protein: MSHRIFAMPFADIYPLYVTKVERKGHGKDEVDEVTRWLTGYDQAGIDAAIADRIDLETFFAAAPHWNPNATLITGVICGVRVEEIEDPLMQKVRYLDKLVDEVARGKKMSSILRGETAAPASRS
- a CDS encoding class I SAM-dependent methyltransferase gives rise to the protein MTRTTATGDEATAGFVQHPGRGRFNAAFFRVMGPYLEASLRPRKRRVFAGLAGEVAEIGPGVGANLPYVPAGAALVAIEPNRSMHDGLRAAALRAGVALDLRERTAERTGLPDASVDSVISSLVLCSVQDPDAVLAEIRRILRPGGAFRFVEHVAAPSGTPTRASQRLVRRPWAWTFEGCSCERDLEHAIRSAGFAAVEVERYRLHTPFLPFNTQIAGVART
- a CDS encoding alpha/beta fold hydrolase: MVTPESDRQHLDSVTTADGTVIAVASIGAGRPVVYISGWLSHLEHGWRLPDERAFYRRLARGCRLIRYDRAGCGMSGPARQPPSLASELEQLAAVVAPLGSEPFDLVGVSLGALVAVAWAAAHPATVRRLVLYGGWVSGAAVSPPSAREHVLALVGSHWGLGSDVLTDLFAPDASAAARAEFGRYQRAASDAATAQSLLALSYALDVGPLLAEVRSPTLVVHRERDRAAPLAQAEELARGIPGAELVVLPGRSHLPWAGDAVALAATIRRFLGLRPVGAAEGGLTPRQREVAALVSDGRTNREIAERLGIDERSAEGHVERIRLRLGFRSRAQIASWWAAQGERPAAPPAP
- a CDS encoding GAF and ANTAR domain-containing protein, which produces MNESIVDARPGDAQQAEYWRPFMEALPVTGTAVSTIGDLLGTETVSASDAVAARLDELQFDLGEGPCWDALTLRRPVLEPDLQGRPRRAWPSFTAAAIDAGVGALFAFPMLVGPLRIGAVDLYAREALPLDEAHTQAATRLAKAAGRTLLRRALAAAGREEPPEDANPFSRRVVHQATGMVLAQLDVSADDARMVIQAHAFATERSMMEVSRDILDGRLDLSELDREEGPER
- a CDS encoding GAF and ANTAR domain-containing protein, giving the protein MTLTREQGILRAFAQLADTLVDDYDVVDLLQNLVDLSSRFLGATASGVMLADEHGDLDVIASTSEASRLVEVMQLSAYAGPCIESFETGAVVSVADIVQVPDRWHAFRDRALEQGFVAIDAIPLRLRTQTIGTLNLFRDRVGDLPEDDLVAAQAFADVATIGILHQRSLAESDAIRRQLQFALNSRIIIEQAKGVVAQTRGVPIDQAFTLIRDYARRNQRGISLVASDIVERRLGL
- a CDS encoding ArsR/SmtB family transcription factor; the encoded protein is MAITELLPLRDLQACCSPLTKEVLSEENAHSVARAMKALADPARLRLISMVAAHDGGEACVCDLTEPLGLSQPTVSHHLKILVDAGFLSRSKRGTWAYYRLVPGSLDTVSSFLTSV
- a CDS encoding SHOCT domain-containing protein is translated as MTFWDFIVWTFWFYLVVVCITIFIRVIIDVFRDPELNGWAKALWVLFLVLVPFLAAFIYLIARGGRMAQRSAAGAMEAQAAAADHVRAVAGTSSPSAEIESAKRLLDSGAITPAEFETLKGKALSGAA
- a CDS encoding GNAT family N-acetyltransferase → MTTPLIRPAGPDEYPAIGELTHAAYTTDYTDLSPHYRDELKHPEALLDDFEFFVAEDTGTGQLLGTIALLRPGRDQGGQIAQDELYFRLLATHPSARGRGIGIALTQFALDQAAQRGQRAVVMNSGPVMVGAHALYRKLGFRREPDREGIVELPDGRSLQLLTFVRDVGA
- a CDS encoding SDR family oxidoreductase, which codes for MTSSPVLLITGTSSGIGLATAIAAARRGFRVIATMRDLAKAGRLRTAALDAGVELDIQRLDVTDEEAVAAELDRIRGAYGRLDALLNNAGAGHVGTVEQESLDEVRAVMEVNFFGVVSVTRAALPLLRESRGRIVTVSSVGGVVGQPFNEAYCAAKFAVEGFLESLTPVAAGLGVKVTIVEPGAVGTEFVANVGLEETPAAFGTPYEDALRAYLARTAAAFDPAAAQTPESVADVIVDVLAAENPPARIQTSENARRFAAIKLSDLDGAHVQAVTRRWVAPAEA
- a CDS encoding DUF1269 domain-containing protein yields the protein MTDATSTPADKTGADDEAVSVEAAAISDGAYTLIAADFADTDVAMEAYEALKKVEDGATVKIDGVVVVRRNAGGRLEVQKATDHSTREGLTWGAVGGAVLGVLFPPSIIGSALVVGAGGGLIGKLRELHHKKELAKELEDAIEPGHSGIVALVSNPGEVKIRAALEKADRIVEKAIDNAAAADIKAAGKDADSASGSGAATDASAAEGGAADTK